One stretch of Aquimarina sp. Aq107 DNA includes these proteins:
- the aspS gene encoding aspartate--tRNA ligase, whose translation MYRSHSCGELRTSDINKEVTLSGWVQKVRDKGFMIWVDLRDRYGITQLIFDEERTPSDVMEHAKTLGREFVIQVKGTVIERESKNPNIPTGDIEILVQELQILNEALVPPFTIEDETDGGEDIRMKYRYLDIRRNPVKNSLMFRHQVAMKVRNYLSEDGFIEVETPYLIKSTPEGARDFVVPSRMNEGQFYALPQSPQTFKQLLMVGGMDKYFQIVKCFRDEDLRADRQPEFTQIDCEMAFVEQEDILTIFEGLTRHLIKDIKGQDITDFPRMTYDEAMRTYGNDKPDIRFGMKFGELNEVAQHKEFKVFNDAELVVAIAVPGGASYTRKEIDKLIDWVKRPQVGALGMVYVKCNEDGSYKSSVDKFYDQSDLSKWAETTGAKPGDLICVLSGQATKVRGQLSALRMELAERLGLRNPEEFAPLWVVDFPLLEWDEDTERYHAMHHPFTSPKPEDIPLLDTKPGDVRANAYDLVLNGNEIGGGSIRIHDKETQALMFDHLGFTPEEAKEQFGFLMDAFQYGAPPHGGIAFGFDRLVAILGGQETIRDFIAFPKNNSGRDVMIDAPANIDQEQLKELNIKLDL comes from the coding sequence ATGTATAGAAGTCATTCTTGTGGTGAATTACGCACCTCCGATATCAATAAAGAAGTAACCTTATCTGGATGGGTCCAAAAAGTAAGAGACAAAGGATTCATGATATGGGTAGACCTAAGAGATCGTTATGGAATAACGCAACTAATCTTTGATGAAGAACGCACTCCTTCGGATGTTATGGAGCATGCAAAAACTCTTGGGAGAGAATTTGTAATACAAGTCAAAGGAACTGTAATAGAAAGGGAATCTAAAAATCCAAATATCCCTACTGGTGATATCGAGATTTTAGTGCAAGAATTGCAAATTTTAAATGAAGCATTAGTTCCACCTTTTACTATTGAAGATGAAACTGATGGAGGTGAAGATATCAGAATGAAGTATCGATATCTTGATATAAGAAGAAACCCTGTAAAAAATAGCCTGATGTTTCGTCATCAAGTTGCTATGAAAGTTCGTAACTATTTATCAGAAGATGGTTTTATAGAGGTAGAAACGCCTTATTTGATAAAATCAACCCCAGAAGGAGCTAGAGATTTTGTTGTTCCATCTCGTATGAATGAAGGTCAGTTTTATGCTTTACCTCAATCTCCACAGACTTTTAAGCAACTATTGATGGTTGGAGGAATGGATAAATATTTTCAGATTGTAAAATGTTTTAGAGATGAAGATTTAAGAGCGGATAGACAACCAGAGTTTACTCAGATTGACTGCGAAATGGCATTTGTTGAACAAGAGGATATTCTAACTATTTTTGAAGGACTTACTCGTCATTTAATTAAAGACATTAAAGGTCAGGACATTACTGATTTTCCAAGAATGACTTATGACGAAGCCATGAGAACGTATGGTAATGATAAGCCAGATATCCGTTTTGGAATGAAATTCGGAGAACTAAACGAGGTAGCTCAACATAAAGAATTCAAAGTTTTTAATGATGCCGAATTAGTAGTTGCAATTGCTGTTCCCGGAGGAGCTTCTTATACTAGAAAAGAAATTGACAAACTAATAGATTGGGTAAAACGTCCACAAGTAGGAGCACTAGGAATGGTGTATGTAAAATGTAATGAAGATGGAAGTTACAAATCATCCGTGGATAAATTTTATGACCAATCTGATTTATCCAAGTGGGCAGAAACTACTGGTGCAAAACCTGGAGATCTTATTTGTGTACTATCAGGGCAAGCAACTAAAGTAAGAGGACAGTTAAGTGCATTAAGAATGGAACTGGCAGAAAGATTAGGATTAAGAAATCCTGAGGAATTTGCTCCATTATGGGTAGTTGATTTCCCTCTTTTAGAATGGGATGAAGATACAGAACGATATCATGCAATGCATCACCCCTTTACATCTCCAAAACCAGAAGACATACCTCTTTTAGATACTAAACCAGGTGATGTTAGAGCAAATGCTTATGATCTGGTATTAAATGGTAACGAAATTGGTGGTGGATCTATTCGTATTCATGATAAAGAAACGCAAGCATTAATGTTTGACCATCTAGGTTTTACTCCCGAAGAAGCAAAAGAACAATTTGGTTTCTTAATGGATGCCTTTCAATATGGAGCTCCTCCGCACGGAGGAATAGCTTTTGGATTTGATAGATTGGTAGCGATACTTGGAGGTCAGGAAACCATTAGAGATTTTATTGCTTTCCCCAAAAACAATAGTGGTCGAGACGTAATGATAGACGCTCCTGCTAATATTGATCAAGAACAACTCAAGGAATTAAACATAAAACTAGATTTATAA
- a CDS encoding chloride channel protein gives MPAKKKTLLHRFLIWRYRHISNKNFVLILSVFVGFCAGLISLLLKNITHLIQVVLESDIISWQTSFYFIIPMIGLLIVYIITKFIVKKSVKSAIPMILYSLSKKDGKIKPLSGYLPLLLSPITVGFGGSVGLLGPAVGSGSTLSSNLSSLFKLDTKTRFLLIGCAAAGAISAVFKSPLAGLVFAVEVFSLDLTLTSLLPLLFASVSSIITSYFFLGDEVLFSFDVLEKFDIYDTPFYIILGIGTAVASIYFTKMYFGILHFFDRFPKKIHRLLIGGFAIGIMLYFIPPLYGEGLSFINDLLNGNHLAAIGNTPFDTMTDNIWMIIALLTGITIFKAIAMTATFGAGGSGGIIIPTMVMGSALGNVVSKIINNLGIGIQVSEANFTLLGMAGLIAGVLHAPLTSIFLIAEITSSYELFVPLMITTAISFIISKNSIEHNIYTRELAEQGLLLTHDKDQTVLTLMKLDDCIETNFIPVNPEHTLKHLLSEAVAKSNRNLFPVVDESNTLLGIVKLDNIRDIMFDISLYHKTTVAMLMTQLETMIVYEEDDAKTAMRKFQDTGAWNLPVVKNGRYYGFISKSKLLTAYRRKLINFTR, from the coding sequence ATGCCAGCTAAAAAAAAGACGCTACTACATAGGTTTTTGATTTGGCGATATCGTCATATCTCCAATAAAAACTTTGTTCTTATTTTAAGTGTCTTTGTTGGTTTTTGTGCCGGTCTCATTTCTCTTTTACTTAAGAACATTACACACCTAATACAGGTAGTTTTGGAAAGTGATATTATCTCATGGCAAACATCTTTTTATTTTATTATTCCAATGATTGGGCTCCTGATCGTTTACATTATTACAAAATTCATAGTCAAAAAGAGTGTAAAATCTGCTATTCCAATGATTTTATATTCTCTTTCTAAAAAAGATGGAAAAATAAAGCCATTAAGTGGTTATTTACCACTCCTTCTATCTCCAATTACTGTAGGTTTTGGTGGTTCTGTAGGATTACTTGGCCCCGCTGTTGGGTCTGGTTCTACATTAAGTTCTAATCTTAGCTCACTATTTAAGTTAGACACCAAAACGCGTTTTTTATTAATTGGCTGTGCTGCTGCAGGAGCGATTTCCGCTGTTTTTAAATCTCCTCTTGCTGGGTTAGTGTTTGCCGTAGAAGTATTTAGTCTTGACCTTACCTTAACTTCATTATTACCATTATTATTTGCTTCCGTTTCATCGATTATTACTTCTTATTTCTTTTTAGGAGATGAAGTATTGTTCAGTTTTGATGTTCTAGAAAAATTTGATATTTACGATACTCCTTTTTACATTATTCTCGGAATTGGAACAGCAGTTGCTTCTATTTATTTTACTAAAATGTACTTCGGAATTCTTCATTTTTTTGATCGTTTTCCCAAAAAAATTCATCGTTTACTTATTGGTGGTTTTGCTATTGGTATTATGCTATATTTTATTCCACCACTTTACGGAGAAGGATTAAGTTTTATTAATGATCTTTTAAATGGAAATCACCTTGCAGCTATAGGAAATACTCCTTTTGATACCATGACAGACAACATCTGGATGATCATTGCTTTGCTTACAGGTATAACAATTTTTAAAGCAATTGCGATGACGGCAACATTTGGTGCTGGTGGTTCTGGAGGGATTATAATCCCCACTATGGTAATGGGCAGTGCATTAGGCAATGTAGTCTCCAAAATAATCAATAATCTCGGTATTGGCATTCAAGTATCTGAAGCCAATTTTACTTTATTAGGAATGGCTGGCCTTATAGCCGGTGTATTACACGCTCCTCTTACTTCTATTTTTCTTATAGCTGAAATTACTTCTAGTTATGAATTATTTGTACCATTAATGATTACAACAGCTATATCATTCATTATTTCAAAAAATAGTATCGAGCATAATATTTATACAAGAGAGCTTGCAGAACAAGGATTATTACTTACACACGACAAAGATCAAACCGTTCTTACGCTAATGAAATTAGATGATTGTATCGAAACTAACTTCATTCCTGTTAATCCTGAACATACTTTAAAACATCTACTCAGCGAAGCTGTTGCTAAATCCAATAGAAATTTATTTCCTGTTGTTGATGAATCTAATACTTTATTAGGGATTGTAAAATTAGATAACATCAGGGATATTATGTTTGATATTTCTCTGTACCATAAAACTACCGTTGCTATGTTGATGACCCAACTAGAAACTATGATTGTTTATGAAGAGGACGATGCAAAAACTGCAATGCGGAAATTTCAAGACACTGGGGCTTGGAATCTTCCTGTAGTCAAAAACGGAAGGTATTATGGTTTTATTTCCAAATCAAAATTATTAACCGCTTATCGAAGAAAACTTATTAATTTCACTAGATAA
- a CDS encoding alpha-amylase family glycosyl hydrolase, with the protein MKKSLLIAVTIMLYFYSASYAQSERDLPFVWENATVYFVLTDRFENGDPSNDISYNRPQDGPPLRNYEGGDLLGLINKIEEGYFDDLGVNALWITPPIENIYGSVPGAGYGFHGYWAKDWTNIDANLGTNALFGTFVDTAHEHGIRVLLDVVLNHVGPDTSTDQNQSWPDEWVRRDPDCNFQGPNGTIPCELVDNLPDIRTDSNDNVSLPNWLLEKWNQEGRREREENELNDFFNRTGKSRSPRSYIIKWLTDYVRKYGVDGFRVDTVKHVEEAVWKELEAEGIIALREWKTNNSSKKLDDLDFWMTGEVFNYNAPTMGRNFTGDGFNVDYYNNGFANLINFEFRFNADEGLESIFSRYDNLLQNQLGEGKSAMNFLTNHDTEEVFDRNRQKTFEAGTKLLLTPGPAQIYYGDETSRTLTPGGGATGDATLRSNMNFDELTNPNSVASLTLTHYQKIGKFRREHISVGAGKHTKLQDTPYTFKREYDKNGFQDKALVYTGNDNDFTGVLDVFGMWEDGTELQDYFSGSLGTVTNGTVSFGTSFGLVLIGEPISQTLGVDTIDLPNLAFAKVWPNPFTNSVKISFPMTNVRLKDVQVEIYNILGKKVMSNDGVEVRENIISIETPNLVQGMYLIKIILDGRNEIVQLIKK; encoded by the coding sequence ATGAAAAAGAGTTTACTAATTGCAGTAACTATAATGCTGTATTTCTACAGCGCTAGTTATGCACAATCAGAAAGGGATTTACCATTTGTATGGGAAAACGCAACAGTATATTTTGTTCTTACGGATCGTTTTGAAAATGGGGATCCTTCTAATGATATTTCTTATAATCGACCACAAGATGGACCGCCACTAAGAAATTACGAAGGAGGAGACTTATTAGGCTTAATTAATAAAATAGAAGAAGGATATTTTGATGACCTTGGCGTAAACGCTCTATGGATTACACCGCCAATTGAAAATATTTATGGATCTGTTCCAGGAGCCGGATACGGTTTTCATGGATATTGGGCAAAAGACTGGACCAATATAGATGCAAACTTAGGAACCAACGCTCTTTTTGGAACTTTTGTAGATACTGCGCACGAGCATGGAATTAGAGTGTTGTTAGATGTTGTATTGAATCATGTTGGCCCTGACACAAGTACAGATCAAAATCAATCATGGCCGGACGAATGGGTGCGAAGAGATCCTGATTGTAATTTTCAAGGCCCTAATGGTACAATACCTTGTGAGCTAGTCGATAACTTACCAGACATTAGAACTGATTCTAATGATAATGTAAGCTTGCCAAATTGGTTATTGGAGAAATGGAATCAAGAAGGGAGAAGAGAACGAGAAGAAAATGAACTGAATGATTTTTTTAATAGAACAGGTAAGTCTAGATCTCCAAGAAGTTATATTATTAAATGGCTCACTGACTATGTTAGAAAATATGGAGTAGATGGTTTTAGAGTAGATACTGTAAAACACGTAGAAGAAGCTGTATGGAAAGAGTTGGAGGCAGAAGGTATCATTGCCTTAAGAGAATGGAAAACTAACAACTCTAGCAAAAAGTTAGACGATCTTGATTTTTGGATGACTGGGGAAGTCTTTAATTATAATGCTCCCACAATGGGAAGAAACTTTACAGGAGATGGTTTTAATGTAGATTATTATAACAATGGGTTTGCAAACTTAATTAACTTTGAGTTTAGGTTTAATGCGGATGAAGGTTTGGAAAGTATTTTTAGTAGATATGATAATTTATTACAAAATCAATTAGGAGAAGGAAAAAGTGCAATGAATTTTTTAACCAATCATGATACTGAAGAAGTGTTTGATAGGAATAGACAAAAGACTTTTGAAGCTGGTACCAAATTATTATTAACACCAGGGCCGGCACAGATATATTATGGAGATGAAACTTCTAGAACACTTACTCCAGGTGGTGGTGCTACAGGAGATGCTACATTACGCTCTAATATGAATTTTGATGAACTTACTAATCCGAATTCTGTTGCTTCGCTAACATTAACACATTATCAGAAAATAGGTAAGTTTAGAAGAGAACATATTTCTGTAGGAGCAGGAAAACATACAAAACTACAAGACACTCCTTATACTTTTAAGAGAGAATATGATAAAAATGGCTTTCAAGATAAAGCTCTTGTCTACACGGGTAATGATAATGACTTTACTGGAGTTTTGGATGTATTTGGTATGTGGGAAGACGGAACAGAATTACAAGATTACTTTTCTGGATCGTTAGGAACAGTTACTAATGGCACCGTTAGTTTTGGAACAAGTTTTGGATTAGTATTAATTGGCGAACCTATTTCTCAAACTTTAGGAGTAGATACGATTGATTTACCAAATCTAGCTTTTGCAAAAGTTTGGCCAAATCCTTTTACAAACTCTGTAAAAATTTCTTTTCCAATGACTAATGTAAGATTAAAAGATGTGCAAGTAGAAATATATAATATTCTAGGAAAAAAGGTAATGAGTAATGATGGAGTAGAGGTTCGAGAGAATATTATTAGTATAGAAACACCTAACCTGGTTCAAGGAATGTATTTGATAAAAATAATTTTGGATGGACGAAATGAAATTGTTCAATTAATCAAAAAATAA
- a CDS encoding cold-shock protein, whose translation MEGTVKFFNESKGYGFITNDETGKDIFVHASGLNGEALNEGDKVEYEEEEGRKGIIAAQVRVIHG comes from the coding sequence ATGGAAGGAACAGTAAAATTTTTCAATGAATCTAAAGGTTACGGGTTCATTACCAACGATGAAACAGGAAAAGACATCTTTGTACACGCTTCTGGATTAAATGGTGAAGCACTTAACGAAGGTGACAAAGTAGAGTATGAAGAAGAAGAAGGAAGAAAAGGAATTATTGCAGCTCAAGTTCGCGTAATTCACGGTTAA
- a CDS encoding PolC-type DNA polymerase III produces the protein MSLWSLNRNKELPDFWNNYLSLFENRFQKKTINEVRFVAFDTETTGFDYKDDRILSIGCVAINNTAIDVADQLEVYLQQEIFNSDTVEIHGIRKNNNFDTILEYKAIEQFIKYIGNAILIAHHADFDRKMINSTLKRHGLGTLKNRFLDTGVLFRKTKHIVYHTQRKHLHYSLDELCDDLKISKSDRHTASGDAFITALAFLKTIARLKIHKTDKLSNLF, from the coding sequence ATGAGTTTATGGTCTCTAAATAGAAACAAAGAGCTTCCAGATTTCTGGAATAATTATCTTTCACTTTTTGAAAATCGGTTTCAGAAAAAAACTATTAATGAGGTTAGGTTTGTAGCATTTGATACAGAAACTACTGGTTTTGATTATAAAGATGATAGAATTTTATCTATCGGATGTGTTGCTATTAATAACACCGCAATTGATGTCGCCGATCAATTAGAGGTGTATTTGCAACAAGAGATTTTTAATTCTGATACTGTAGAGATTCACGGGATTCGAAAGAATAATAATTTTGATACTATATTAGAATATAAAGCAATTGAGCAATTTATAAAATATATAGGAAACGCTATATTAATTGCACATCACGCTGATTTTGATAGAAAAATGATAAATAGTACTTTAAAGCGGCACGGATTAGGAACATTAAAGAATAGGTTTTTGGATACTGGAGTACTTTTCCGAAAAACTAAACATATTGTATATCATACCCAAAGAAAGCATCTTCATTATAGTTTAGATGAATTATGTGACGATCTTAAAATCTCCAAAAGTGATAGACATACAGCGTCAGGGGATGCTTTTATTACAGCACTAGCTTTTCTTAAAACTATAGCAAGATTAAAAATTCATAAAACGGATAAGCTGTCTAATCTGTTTTAA
- a CDS encoding DUF294 nucleotidyltransferase-like domain-containing protein → MKNTIAERIQDFLKQFPPFSMLRKEELLMISGQIRVLYLEKGEYIFNQDEKCHDEFYIVREGAIGLYRNVGNENDLVDICDTGDLFGLRIMIIKKNYRMASLANEESIVYAIPSSVFKLFIDRNNDVNTFLLETFATHARNYYTETEKGKRIDNTISIDTANDLSTLRTISYRKKPLTCNSSTIVKDIALEMNKRKVDAVVVTDENKYPIGIVTDSDLRAKVATGLFPATAMVTEIMNTPVKTYAKKLTVAEAQIALIKNNISHLCITKDGTRSSKLVGVFSDHDLLVSFGNNPSVLIKEIKRAKKIQRLRYIRKQLERLLKTYLEQDIPTLHILNLISEVNDALVIRAIELSLKEMPEKPPVKFSFLVLGSQGRREQLLLTDQDNAIVFEDVNEEIYESTQGYFLELSRIITKSLHTIGFEYCPAEMMASNPRWCMSAMEWEMQFRDWMTTPTEQSTLLSSIFFDFQLVYGDSNMVNRLSDVVFDGVNKSKRFLGLLGVSALQKPSPLGFFKQFLVEQNGEHKDTFDIKTRAMMVLIDGARILSLYHNLKGVNNTLLRYEKLATLEPNNKELFESCAKAFRVLLKFRTRQGLIHKDSGRFIKLNTLSKSDKLKLKRCFKPIRDIQEVLRVRFQLKTLM, encoded by the coding sequence ATGAAAAATACAATTGCAGAACGAATTCAGGATTTTTTGAAACAGTTTCCACCTTTCAGTATGTTAAGAAAGGAAGAATTATTGATGATTTCTGGTCAGATTAGAGTATTGTATTTAGAAAAGGGAGAATATATATTTAATCAAGATGAAAAGTGCCACGATGAATTTTATATAGTAAGAGAGGGAGCAATTGGATTATATAGAAATGTTGGAAATGAAAATGATTTAGTTGATATATGTGACACTGGAGACCTTTTTGGGCTTCGCATTATGATCATTAAAAAGAATTACAGAATGGCTTCTTTAGCGAATGAAGAGTCTATAGTATATGCAATTCCATCATCAGTTTTTAAACTTTTCATTGATCGGAATAATGATGTAAATACGTTTTTGCTAGAAACATTTGCAACCCACGCAAGAAACTATTATACGGAGACAGAAAAGGGAAAAAGAATAGATAATACGATATCCATTGATACTGCAAATGACCTTTCTACTTTGCGAACGATTTCTTATCGCAAAAAACCTTTGACCTGTAATTCATCTACTATTGTAAAGGATATTGCTTTGGAAATGAACAAACGTAAAGTGGATGCAGTAGTCGTGACGGATGAAAATAAATACCCTATAGGTATCGTAACTGATAGTGATCTTAGAGCAAAAGTAGCTACTGGTTTGTTCCCGGCTACGGCAATGGTTACAGAGATCATGAATACTCCAGTTAAAACATATGCTAAAAAATTGACTGTAGCCGAAGCACAAATTGCGTTAATCAAAAATAATATCAGTCATCTTTGTATCACAAAGGATGGAACTCGAAGTTCAAAACTAGTTGGCGTTTTTTCTGATCACGATTTATTAGTGTCTTTTGGGAATAATCCTTCGGTATTGATTAAGGAGATTAAGAGAGCTAAAAAGATACAACGACTTAGATATATTAGAAAGCAATTAGAAAGATTATTAAAAACGTATTTAGAGCAAGACATTCCAACGCTACATATCTTAAATCTTATTTCAGAAGTTAACGATGCATTGGTAATTCGAGCAATCGAATTGTCATTAAAAGAAATGCCAGAAAAACCACCTGTAAAGTTTAGTTTTTTAGTTTTAGGTAGTCAAGGAAGAAGAGAACAGTTGTTGTTAACTGATCAAGATAATGCCATTGTATTTGAAGATGTCAACGAAGAGATATATGAATCTACACAAGGCTACTTTTTAGAATTATCTCGAATAATTACTAAAAGTTTACACACAATTGGTTTTGAATATTGCCCAGCAGAAATGATGGCAAGCAACCCAAGATGGTGTATGTCTGCTATGGAATGGGAGATGCAGTTTAGAGATTGGATGACAACTCCAACGGAACAAAGTACTTTATTGTCCTCAATATTCTTTGATTTTCAGTTGGTATATGGAGATTCTAATATGGTAAATCGGCTATCTGATGTGGTTTTTGATGGAGTTAATAAAAGTAAAAGGTTTTTAGGATTGTTGGGAGTTAGTGCATTACAAAAACCATCGCCTTTAGGTTTTTTTAAGCAGTTTTTGGTTGAACAAAATGGAGAACATAAAGATACTTTTGATATCAAAACAAGAGCTATGATGGTATTGATTGATGGAGCAAGAATTTTATCACTATATCATAATTTAAAAGGAGTTAATAATACATTACTTCGATATGAAAAATTAGCAACACTAGAGCCAAATAATAAGGAACTTTTCGAGAGTTGTGCAAAAGCCTTTAGAGTGTTACTGAAGTTTAGAACTCGTCAAGGGTTAATTCATAAAGACTCTGGGAGATTTATTAAATTAAATACATTGAGTAAAAGTGATAAACTAAAGCTTAAAAGATGTTTTAAGCCCATACGAGATATTCAAGAGGTATTAAGAGTACGTTTTCAGCTAAAAACATTAATGTAG
- a CDS encoding nucleoside deaminase, which yields MFDPYDDSHFMRKALQEAEVAYEKGEIPIGAVIVVSDRIIARAHNLTELLNDVTAHAEMQAITAAANFLGGKYLKECTLYVTIEPCQMCAGALFWSQIGKIVYGARDEQRGCINMGTKLHPKTKMTGGVLEEECSEILKRFFIEKRNLN from the coding sequence ATGTTTGATCCATACGACGACTCACATTTTATGAGAAAGGCACTTCAGGAAGCCGAAGTAGCCTATGAAAAAGGAGAAATACCTATAGGAGCTGTGATAGTAGTTTCTGATAGAATTATTGCTAGAGCACATAACTTAACGGAGCTATTGAATGATGTAACCGCTCATGCTGAAATGCAAGCTATTACCGCTGCTGCGAATTTTTTAGGTGGAAAGTATTTAAAAGAATGCACATTGTATGTGACAATAGAACCTTGTCAAATGTGTGCTGGTGCCTTGTTTTGGAGTCAGATAGGTAAAATAGTGTATGGAGCAAGGGATGAACAACGAGGGTGTATAAACATGGGGACAAAATTACATCCTAAAACAAAAATGACAGGAGGTGTATTAGAAGAAGAATGTAGTGAAATACTTAAACGCTTTTTTATTGAAAAACGTAATTTAAATTGA
- a CDS encoding 1-deoxy-D-xylulose-5-phosphate synthase, whose translation MKDTLLSHINYPEDLRKLSTNQLPDLAKELRNFVINIVASKEGHLGASLGVIELTIALHYIFDTPNDLLVWDVGHQAYPHKILTGRKSLFHTNRQLNGISGFPKRSESEYDTFGVGHSSTSISATLGMAIASKLKGNSVKQHIAVIGDASIASGMAFEGLNHAGVTDANMLIILNDNSIGIDPSVGALKEYLTKARVGYKPKTDNIIEALNFKYFGPIDGHDLPTLLKTLEKLKTIKGPKLLHIITTKGKGLKQAEENQVTYHAPGKFDAHTGELIPKKDIQQPPKFQDVFGYTILELARKNEKIIGITPAMPTGSSLKYMMQEMPDRAFDVGIAEQHAITLAAGMATQGLIPFCTIYSTFLQRAYDQLIHDVALQNLPVIFCIDRAGLVGADGATHHGVFDIAYLNCIPNMIIAAPANEIELRNLIYTSTLGLKNPIAIRYPRGRGKIIDWKVPMTEISIGKGKCLRNEISKIAIISTGTIANNIIDALKHIDKTISHYHFCFIKPLDSELLKEILQKHTTVITAEDGVIKGGFGSTIIDFANHHNFQNRVITLGVPDHFIHQGTTEELQEICGISVEKIRETIINLN comes from the coding sequence ATGAAAGACACACTACTTTCACATATTAATTATCCAGAAGATCTTCGTAAACTATCAACTAATCAATTACCAGATTTAGCGAAAGAGTTACGAAACTTTGTGATTAACATTGTAGCCAGTAAAGAAGGGCATTTAGGCGCTAGTTTAGGTGTTATAGAACTTACGATTGCTTTACATTACATTTTTGATACTCCAAATGATTTATTAGTCTGGGATGTTGGACATCAAGCATATCCTCATAAGATACTTACAGGAAGGAAAAGTTTATTTCATACCAATCGACAATTAAACGGTATTAGTGGATTTCCTAAACGAAGTGAAAGTGAATATGATACTTTTGGTGTTGGACATTCTTCTACTTCTATTTCTGCTACTTTGGGAATGGCTATTGCCTCAAAACTGAAAGGCAATAGTGTCAAACAACATATTGCGGTAATTGGAGATGCTTCTATCGCCAGTGGAATGGCTTTTGAAGGGTTAAATCATGCTGGAGTAACAGATGCCAATATGCTAATTATTTTAAACGATAATTCAATTGGAATTGATCCAAGTGTAGGAGCTTTGAAAGAATACTTAACCAAAGCTAGAGTTGGTTACAAACCTAAAACCGATAATATTATCGAAGCCTTGAATTTTAAATACTTTGGCCCAATAGATGGACATGATTTACCAACTTTATTAAAAACACTCGAAAAATTAAAGACTATAAAAGGTCCAAAACTCTTACACATTATAACTACTAAGGGAAAAGGGCTTAAACAAGCAGAAGAAAACCAGGTTACTTATCATGCACCCGGAAAATTTGATGCGCATACGGGAGAATTAATTCCTAAAAAAGATATTCAACAACCTCCTAAATTTCAAGATGTATTTGGGTATACTATTCTAGAACTGGCTAGAAAAAACGAAAAGATTATTGGGATAACACCCGCAATGCCAACCGGTAGTTCTTTAAAATATATGATGCAAGAAATGCCAGATAGAGCATTTGATGTTGGTATTGCCGAACAACATGCAATCACGTTAGCTGCTGGAATGGCAACTCAAGGATTAATACCTTTCTGTACCATCTATTCTACATTTTTACAGCGTGCTTATGATCAATTAATCCATGATGTAGCACTACAGAATCTACCTGTAATTTTCTGTATTGATCGCGCTGGGTTAGTTGGAGCAGATGGTGCAACACACCACGGTGTTTTTGATATTGCATATCTGAACTGTATTCCTAATATGATTATAGCAGCACCGGCGAATGAAATTGAGTTAAGAAACCTTATTTATACGAGTACATTAGGATTAAAAAATCCAATAGCAATTAGATATCCTAGAGGTAGAGGAAAAATAATAGATTGGAAAGTTCCTATGACAGAAATTTCAATAGGAAAAGGAAAGTGTTTAAGAAATGAAATTTCGAAAATAGCTATCATATCGACAGGAACAATAGCGAATAACATTATAGATGCGTTAAAACACATCGACAAAACAATAAGTCACTACCATTTTTGCTTTATAAAACCTTTAGATTCTGAATTATTAAAAGAAATACTACAAAAACATACTACTGTTATAACGGCAGAAGATGGTGTTATCAAAGGAGGTTTTGGAAGTACTATTATAGATTTTGCGAATCATCATAATTTTCAAAATAGGGTAATCACCCTTGGAGTACCGGATCACTTTATACATCAAGGAACTACAGAAGAATTACAAGAAATTTGTGGTATTTCTGTAGAAAAAATAAGAGAGACTATTATCAATCTGAATTAA